In the Drosophila gunungcola strain Sukarami unplaced genomic scaffold, Dgunungcola_SK_2 000001F, whole genome shotgun sequence genome, one interval contains:
- the LOC128262617 gene encoding phenoloxidase-activating factor 2, which translates to MTIYFIFLVLLFSFANGQQTETNQEKCSAKNYKPNQSFPGQYPWLVALLDQSDGLKVYIGAGSLITDKLVLTAAHILEDISENDLVVRGGEYNVSTTDDCLHQDIQVIRIIRHEGYNKHNAANNMALLVLKTTFDKSINVEKICLRTLEQSIDGWPCFFIGWGKKNWDSEDYPTVIKRIDIYIKGKAECSAQLRRPVPSQQICGTGLQGMDSTGDGGAPLICIVNNQFLQAGIVNWGKREPKNTNFTLFTDVAELRFWIHYQLKYITGKKF; encoded by the exons ATGactatatatttcatatttctcGTGCTGCTGTTCAGCTTTGCGAATGGTCAACAAACGGAAACTAATCAG GAGAAATGCAGCGCAAAGAACTACAAGCCAAATCAAAGTTTTCCAGGTCAATATCCCTGGTTGGTTGCGCTACTTGATCAGAGCGATGGACTAAAAGTCTACATAGGAGCGGGATCTTTGATCACCGACAAATTGGTCTTAACTGCCGCTCACATACTAGAGGATATTTCCGAAAACGATCTGGTGGTGCGCGGTGGCGAATACAATGTCTCAACGACGGATGATTGCCTACATCAGGACATTCAGGTCATACGGATAATACGACACGAAGGATATAATAAGCACAACGCAGCAAACAACATGGCTTTGCTTGTTCTGAAAACCACATTCGATAAGAGTATCAACGTTGAAAAGATATGCCTGCGCACATTGGAACAGTCAATTGATGGATGGCCCTGCTTTTTCATCGGCTGGGGCAAAAAGAACTGGGACTCTGAGGACTATCCCACTGTGATCAAAAGAATAGATATCTATATAAAAGGCAAAGCTGAATGCTCCGCGCAATTAAGGCGTCCAGTGCCCAGCCAACAAATTTGTGGCACAGGCTTGCAGGGCATGGACTCCACTGGCGATGGCGGTGCTCCCCTGATTTGCATTGTAAACAATCAGTTCCTACAGGCTGGCATCGTCAACTGGGGAAAGCGCGAgcccaaaaatacaaattttactcTCTTCACGGATGTGGCCGAATTGCGGTTCTGGATTCATTaccaattaaaatacataacgGGAAAGAAATTTTAA